TTTAATCTTAGTCTCTTGATATTTACCAGCATTTGTGGGATTTGGGGCTGAAATATATTCACTCCGCGTTCTGCTATTTTTAACGTCttctatatttttattactttatattaaatttgatatttgtccagaaaaccaaaatattttccccgCTAGCTAGCTTTTGTTTGGATCTTTTTAGCCTTTTCCCGCTAAATGACGTCTGGCTGGTGGCCAATAGTTGGCAACACTGCGGCACAGTAATGTATCCAGTTTTTTTTACATTGCTGCAGAAAGGTTTCTCGTCTCGCTGGTGACCTTAGTGGTCCGTTCTCCTGGatgaaataaaagtgaaaattaaCAATATGAGTGTATAAAACGAAATGTAAATGCAATAGAGGTATAAATCTAACAAATAATCATACACTCGtgtaaataaacataaaaatacTTACTTAATATGTGCAATTGTACACTAAtaattgtgtttgtgttaAAATTATGACCTAATACGGCAATTGCTACAAAATACATACGCATTTAACAAACTTTCCGACCACACCGAATCGAAAGACTTAGGCGACAAACTCGTAATTGCCGAGGGATGTTGCGATGTACATATGTTTAAAGACGTGGCAGTGTCACCAGTGCAACAATACATCTcttgtatgtatgtaaacATATGCTGTTAATGTATAATATTTCCTGTCTGATGAAATCAAGATCGAAACTAATTACCGACACTTCAATGGACTCTTAgtgaacaaaaaattaaattcacaCACGTACTAAGTATTTATGGCCAATAAATTAATTAGATGTTAATTTCTGCAGCCACTGAATGATATGCGGTTTTATTTGTGCTGAAAACGAAACCCGAAACCATTCTTTGTTCAACACAATATTGAATAATCTTAAAAATGGTCTACCCCGAAGAACCATTTTGGGTTTTACCAACCGTAACTGGATTTTACGAGGATAGAGATTATAGAGGTTTGTttgatttgtgtttgtttttttatatattgtGGCATAAACCAGTCGCATAATTCGCATATCTTTCAGTAAATGTCGTTGAAGCCCTTCAAGAGTTTTGGCAAATGAAGCAGTCTCGTGGAGCTGAATTGAAAAATGGAGCCCTTGTGATTTACGAATCGATTCCGTCTAATAGCCAGCCATACATTTGCTTCGTAACACTTCCTGGAGGAAGCTGCTTTGGAAGTTTTCAAGTAAATACGCTATTGGCAAAGTGTTggctatgttttgtaacacaTTTACTACATTTTAGAACTGTCCCACCAAGGCAGAGGCTCGTCGCAGTTCGGCCAAGATCGCCCTGATGAATTCCGTCTTTAATGAGCATCCTTCGCGTCGAATCAGCGATGAGTTCATTCAAAAGGCGGTTCAGGATGCTCGCACCTCCTTCAAGGGCACATCGCAAATCAACGAGGGCACAGAGTCGGGCATCGGAGCATTCAGGTGGGTTCCTTAAACAATAATATAAACACTTGCTATTAAAACCCTATCGTTATAAGTA
This genomic stretch from Drosophila mauritiana strain mau12 chromosome 2L, ASM438214v1, whole genome shotgun sequence harbors:
- the LOC117148547 gene encoding protein limb expression 1 homolog, coding for MVYPEEPFWVLPTVTGFYEDRDYRVNVVEALQEFWQMKQSRGAELKNGALVIYESIPSNSQPYICFVTLPGGSCFGSFQNCPTKAEARRSSAKIALMNSVFNEHPSRRISDEFIQKAVQDARTSFKGTSQINEGTESGIGAFRFMLEANKGRTMLEFQELMTVFQLLHWNGSLKAMRERHCSRQEVVAHYSNRSLDDEMRSQMALDWIAREHDNPGVIRRELVLAERELETFRMAGRELRFPKEKKDILMIAHNQLGGSALNSASIDD